In Colletotrichum higginsianum IMI 349063 chromosome 3, whole genome shotgun sequence, a genomic segment contains:
- a CDS encoding Methyltransferase domain-containing protein translates to MDSNLMPSSYPHQLHVLSAPLSDDDALPASWNHNKSTYTIDCALWTACKESRAAMHRRYNIHHWTNLCDHARRPLLDDSSHLRIRHQDYEDLPATFPVRDKDNWQYITVLPRRDLIIVQVLDVADFTSLEHHDLFSSMHHGFVSFADIAVEFDPSWSCEELHQYNHEWINGSLRSNWDDYDRARWATYYQLLLAMKEMRNTRLWMMDRRLGLESKALDRWSTRRIAQKEWESCFVFRGEGCTYYQMPGGWDFCLNETDKDDDACCDFASQLGAVCMEQLEKDFDEDDLYNQFYQPWRVLVCDKV, encoded by the coding sequence ATGGATTCGAATTTGATGCCATCGTCGTACCCGCACCAGTTACATGTTCTCAGCGCCCCGCTATCTGACGACGACGCGTTGCCAGCAAGTTGGAACCACAACAAGTCCACTTACACCATCGACTGTGCTCTCTGGACTGCTTGCAAGGAGTCTCGCGCTGCTATGCATCGCCGGTACAATATCCACCATTGGACCAATCTTTGCGACCATGCACGCCGACCACTCCTCGATGACTCGAGCCATCTTCGCATTCGGCACCAGGACTACGAGGATCTGCCAGCTACATTTCCAGTCCGTGACAAGGACAACTGGCAATACATAACTGTGCTGCCGAGACGGGATCTCATCATAGTACAGGTGCTGGACGTTGCTGACTTCACAAGCCTGGAACACCATGACCTATTTTCGTCGATGCATCACGGCTTCGTCAGCTTTGCGGACATTGCGGTGGAATTTGACCCGTCGTGGAGCTGCGAAGAGCTCCATCAGTATAACCACGAGTGGATCAACGGCAGCCTCCGTTCCAACTGGGACGACTATGACAGAGCGAGATGGGCGACATATTACCAGCTGTTGCTGGCCATGAAAGAGATGCGGAATACAAGGCTGTGGATGATGGACCGTCGTCTCGGCCTGGAGTCCAAGGCCCTTGACAGATGGTCCACGAGGAGGATTGCTCAGAAGGAATGGGAGAGCTGTTTTGTTTTCCGCGGGGAGGGCTGCACATACTACCAGATGCCCGGGGGATGGGATTTCTGTCTTAACGAGACGGATAAAGACGACGACGCATGTTGTGACTTTGCCTCGCAGCTTGGAGCGGTGTGCATGGAGCAACTCGAGAAGGACTTTGATGAGGACGACCTGTACAACCAATTCTATCAGCCCTGGCGGGTATTGGTATGCGACAAAGTTTGA
- a CDS encoding Acetate transporter produces the protein MSAYSPARNGANEKGIESVRPETTLERSETVQINGSRFPAPRPLPTAATSLPIGAFATTLTTLSLSLMEWRGVTTTNVYIANFFFLAAFGLLISAQWELTAGNGFGYSVFSAFGLFYAGYGAILTPSFGVAAAYGDDIQQYNNALGLFMIIWSVFVLAYLVASLPTNVVYILIFVFVELAFVAVAASYFAAADGKQAASTGLKKAGGAFAFLAGLVGWYLTFHLLLKDSVVELPLGDTSQYFPKTRKRQE, from the exons ATGTCTGCCTACTCCCCGGCCCGGAACGGGGCAAATGAGAAGGGAATCGAATCTGTGAGGCCCGAGACAACTCTAGAGAGATCCGAGACGGTTCAGATCAACGGCTCGCGATTCCCGGCACCGAGGCCACTTCCTACTGCCGCT ACTTCGCTCCCCATCGGCGCGTTCGCCACGACGCTGACGACGCTCTCGCTCAGCTTGATGGAGTGGCGAGGGGTCACGACGACCAACGTCTACATTGcgaacttcttcttccttgccGCGTTCGGGCTCCTCATCTCCGCGCAGTGGGAGCTCACCGCCGGCAACGGCTTCGGGTACAGCGTCTTCAGCGCTTTTG GTCTGTTCTACGCGGGCTACGGGGCCATCTTGACGCCCTCCTTCGGGGTGGCTGCGGCctacggcgacgacatcCAGCAGTACAACAACGCCCTGGGACTTTTCATGATCA TCTGGagcgtcttcgtcctcgcgTACTTGGTGGCATCTCTGCCCACGAACGTCGTTTACATCCTGatcttcgtcttcgtggagctcgccttcgtcgccgttgccgctAGTTACTTCGCCGCGGCAGACGGCAAGCAGGCAGCCTCGACGGGGCTCAAGAAGGCCGGCGGTGCTTTTGCCTTTCTTGCGGGGCTTGTCGGGTG GTACTTGACTTTCCACCTGCTGCTGAAGGACTCGGTTGTGGAGTTGCCTCTGGGAGACACGTCGCAGTACTTCCCCAAGACGAGGAAAAGGCAAGAATGA
- a CDS encoding Methanesulfonate monooxygenase has protein sequence MAAQPHPLNTESDRLLFAYWVPNVSGGLIISKIPQKTNWDLASNVKYAKAAEKAGIEYGLTQIRFTSGYGAANQHESVSFSQAILQATDTIKVIAAILPGPWNPTTVAKQIASIDHYSNGRIAVNIVSGWFKGEFTAIGEWWLEHAERYRRSNEFIRCLKGIWTAPDDAGFTFGGDFYRYRNYVLNPKPVQKPHPEIFQGGNSDDARNNGAEVSDWYFMNGNDLDGFRAQIEDVRARAAKAGREGEVRFAVNGFVIVRETEEEAVRVLQEIQGKADAEAVNAFRDSVRQAGASTANKKGMWADSQFDDLVQYNDGFKTKLIGTKEQVAERLVLLKSLGVHLVLTAFLHYDEEIELFGRNVLPLVRQYEKEGRGKDASFEIARTGDVYRKK, from the exons ATGGCGGCTCAACCACACCCCCTGAACACTGAATCAGATCGGTTGCTCTTCGC CTACTGGGTGCCGAACGTCTCGGGAGgcctcatcatcagcaaGATCCCACAGAAGACGAACTGGGACCTCGCAAGCAACGTCAAGTACGCAAAAGCAGCAGAGAAGGCCGGCATCGAGTACGGCCTGACCCAGATCCGGTTCACGTCCGGGTACGGCGCCGCCAACCAGCACGAGTCCGTGTCCTTCTCCCAGGCGATCCTCCAGGCCACCGACACCATCaaggtcatcgccgccatcctcccGGGGCCGTGGAACCCGACGACGGTCGCCAAGCAGATCGCCAGCATCGACCACTACAGCAACGGCCGCATCGCCGTCAACATCGTCAGCGGCTGGTTCAAGGGCGAGTTCACCGCCATCGGCGAGTGGTGGCTCGAGCACGCGGAGCGCTACCGCCGCAGCAACGAGTTCATCCGCTGCCTCAAGGGCATCTGGACGgcccccgacgacgccggcttCACGTTCGGCGGCGACTTCTACCGCTACCGGAACTACGTCCTCAACCCCAAGCCCGTCCAGAAGCCGCACCCGGAGATCTTCCAGGGCGGCAACAGCGACGACGCGCGCAATaacggcgccgaggtcagCGACTGGTACTTCATGAACGGCAACGACCTCGACGGGTTTCGCGCCCAGATCGAGGACGTCCGGGCGCGcgcggccaaggccggccgcgagggcgaggtccgcttcgccgtcaacggcttcgtcatcgtccgcgagaccgaggaggaggccgtccGCGTGCTGCAGGAGATCCAGGGCAAGGCCGACGCAGAGGCCGTCAACGCGTTCCGCGACTCGGTCCGACAGGCGGGCGCCAGCACGGCCAACAAGAAGGGCATGTGGGCCGACAGCCAGTTCGACGACCTGGTCCAGTACAACGACGGCTTCAAGACCAAACTCATCGGAACCAAGGAGCAGGTTGCCGAGCGTCTGGTGTTGCTCAAGAGCCTCGGCGTCCACCTTGTGCTGACGGCCTTTCTGCACTATGACGAGGAGATTGAACTATTCGGAAGGAATGTTCTGCCGCTGGTTCGGCAGTATGAAAAGGAGGGCCGAGGAAAGGATGCCAGCTTTGAGATCGCCAGGACGGGGGATGTTTACAGGAAGAAATAG
- a CDS encoding Thermophilic desulfurizing enzyme family protein: MTSNARDVPSTDPKVYDEYKSKWSDLPHDEAGWLQRAKDVASILAQDAALRERENKAPRAEVALLKHSGLLKVLGWKKYGGGEQPWSVGYKAIREVAKGDGSIGMLLGYHLLWSTTANVIGSPQQADRFQNLVISNNYFVGGAVNPRDSDHKITSDGDKVVFNGFKHFNTGGVISDLTVLEGVLEGTKDHLYAVVKTDQPGIVFSHDWDNVGLRLSESGSVKIENVTAPWADALGWDASLKRPDPSILEIPFASLLLPTIQLVFSNFYIGIAWGALDFASAYTRKNTRAWPFGGDNKEKAEDEFYILSTYGNFLAHLRAADALADRAGLEIDNLYRNSGDPSERAKVTARARGEAAEWVASVKVAATDTGLRVTSGVFEVTGAKATATKVGLDRFWRDIRTHTLHDPVAYKNRELGQYQLLGEVPEATWYT, translated from the exons ATGACCAGCAACGCCCGCGACGTGCCGTCGACGGACCCCAAGGTCTACGATGAGTACAAGTCGAAATGGTCGGATCTTCCGCATGACGAGGCCGGCTGGTTACAGCGGGCCAAAGATGTCGCTTCCATCCTCGCACAGGACGCCGCGCTGCGCGAGAGGGAGAACAAGGCGCCCCGGGCCGAGGTGGCGCTCCTTAAACACTCGGGGCTTCTGAAGGTCCTCGGCTGGAAGAagtacggcggcggcgagcagccGTGGAGCGTCGGCTACAAGGCCATCCGCGAAGTTGCCAAAGGCGATGG CTCAATCGGAATGCTCCTCGGCTATCACCTGCTCTGGTCGACGACCGCCAATGTCATCGGGAGCCCGCAGCAGGCGGACCGGTTCCAGAACCTCGTCATCTCCAACAACTACTTCGTCGGGGGCGCGGTGAACCCCCGCGATAGCGACCACAAGATCACCTCGGACGGCGACAAGGTCGTCTTCAACGGCTTCAAGCACTTCAACACGGGCGGCGTCATCTCGGACCTTACGGTGCTGGAGGGCGTCCTGGAAGGCACCAAAGACCACCTGTACGCCGTCGTGAAGACGGACCAGCCcggcatcgtcttctcgCACGACTGGGACAACGTCGGGCTGCGGCTCAGCGAGTCCGGCAGCGTCAAGATCGAGAACGTCACGGCGCCCTGGGCCGACGCGTTGGGGTGGGATGCGAGCCTGAAAAGGCCCGATCCCTCGATTCTCGAAATCCCGTTTGCGAGTTTGCTCCTGCCTAC GATTCAACTTGTTTTCAGCAACTTCTACATCGGCATTGCCTGGGGCGCTTTGGATTTCGCCTCAGCTTACACCCGGAAGAACACTCGAGCCTGGCCTTTCGGCGGTGAT AACAAGGAGAAGGCGGAAGACGAGTTCTACATCCTCTCCACCTACGGCAACTTCCTCGCCCAcctgcgcgccgccgacgcgctGGCTGACAGGGCGGGCCTCGAGATCGACAACCTGTACCGGAACTCGGGGGACCCGTCGGAGCGCGCCAAGGTCACGGCGCGGGCCCGCGGGGAGGCGGCCGAGTGGGTCGCCAgcgtcaaggtcgccgcGACGGACACGGGCTTGCGGGTGACGTCCGGCGTCTTCGAGGTCACGGGGGCCAAGGCCACGGCGACGaaggtcggcctcgacagGTTCTGGAGGGATATCCGGACGCACACCCTGCACGATCCCGTGGCGTACAAGAACCGGGAGCTCGGGCAATACCAACTCCTGGGTGAGGTCCCCGAGGCCACGTGGTATACGTGA
- a CDS encoding Carboxylic ester hydrolase, with product MLPLLLLGALAPNVQAVALSNSNTTFEQQCSSFATSLKISGANATAVEYVPAGTTLQFPNADPSCGRASQTATANLCRVTARIATSPRSGIKFEAWLPEDWTGRFLSTGNGGLGGCIQYEDLDYATSLGFAAVATNNGHDGMSGAPFLNNPDVIEDFSYRALTTGVVVGKDVTKSFYSKPYTKSYYLGCSTGGRQGFKQAQAFPENFDGIVAGAPAFSFNNLTSWSCHFLPLTGQQGADTFIPMSMWPAIHDDILDQCDELDGAKDGFLEAPDLCDYKPESLLCGVGSNQTDGCLTQKQVETLRAIYSPLLDASGDLVYPRMQPGAELTGAPQTYFTGQPFGAADWFKYAIYNDSNWDPATVTSEDYVRSSSLNLFNIETWDGDLSPFEQRGGKILHYHGLVDGTISSDNSPRYYEHVAQTMGRKPAELDEFYRFFRISGLAHCSGGTGAVYIGNQARNAAGLEPEENVLMAMVRWVEEGVAPEHVTGTAFVNNTVSAGVDYKRRHCRWPTRNVFKGPGDFRDENNWDRDVAEGSLWLDPELSKLDFKARDNPPHTRDTETRRHITKKLAAANTGYLPEHIFEPHPTHPATLSLACFCVETMAEAQKDLESQRKPSDERTPLLGTPAEYEANQQEARDRSGHANDDQDREDAEQVPLIAPQDGEETKKRTTGWWLWRAFWAVLAIFFLAIFIKGWVDAKDTNFDLKAALKRALGGGLSGAAAMVLQVLTLMPIRTIMNYQYRFGSGFREAISVLYQDGGVRRYYQGIGPALIQGTSQQVVFRRGGVVPGYDFQSVIRLTDETIGPVSRFGDTAANAGILALLESNSFLNQLPTLIKTIFASLCAAAFRMILTPIDTLKTTLQAQGAKGTAILRQRVKTHGVGSLWWGAFATAAATFVGHYPWFATYNYLSANIPEPEKGQIFLWLLRLAFIGFCASVISDSVSNSLRVVKTYRQVNDTQVSYCQFLRPALSLRSSAKAAKIVIQRDGFLGFLGRGLKTRILANGLQGILFSILWKLFLDLWEKKTQS from the exons ATGCTTcccttgttgttgttgggcGCTCTGGCGCCCAACGTCCAAGCCGTTGCCCTCTCCAACAGTAACACTACCTTTGAGCAGCAGTGTTCTTCCTTCGCGACCTCTTTGAAGATCTCCGGCGCCAACGCCACGGCCGTCGAGTACGTCCCGGCCGGAACCACTCTCCAGTTCCCCAACGCCGACCCCAGCTGCGGCCGTGCCTCGCAGACTGCCACGGCGAACCTCTGCCGCGTCACTGCGCGCATCGCCACATCGCCGCGGTCCGGGATCAAATTCGAGGCGTGGCTGCCCGAGGACTGGACAGGCCGCTTCCTGAGCACGGGTAACGGTGGCCTGGGAGGCTGTATTCAGTACGAAGACCTCGACTACGCAACCTCACTCGGGTTTGCCGCCGTGGCCACCAACAACGGCCACGATGGCATGAGCGGAGCCCCCTTCTTGAACAACCCGGATGTTATCGAAGACTTCTCGTACCGCGCGCTCACGACTGGTGTCGTGGTTGGCAAGGACGTCACCAAGTCCTTCTACAGCAAGCCGTACACAAAGAGTTACTACCTCGGCTGCTCCACCGGTGGACGCCAGGGGTTCAAGCAGGCACAGGCCTTCCCTGAGAACTTTGatggcatcgtcgccggggcCCCTGCGTTCTCCTTCAACAACCTCACTTCATGGAGCTGTCACTTCCTCCCCCTGACCGGCCAGCAGGGCGCCGATACCTTCATCCCCATGTCCATGTGGCCGGCCATCCACGACGACATCCTGGACCAGTgcgacgagctggacggcgCCAAGGACGGCTTCCTCGAGGCCCCCGACCTCTGCGACTACAAGCCCGAGAGCCTCCTCTGCGGCGTCGGCAGTAACCAGACAGACGGCTGTCTCACACAGAAGCAGGTTGAGACGCTACGCGCCATCTACTCCCCTCTGCTGGACGCCTCGGGCGACCTCGTCTACCCGCGGATGCAGCCGGGTGCCGAGCTCACGGGCGCACCGCAGACCTACTTTACCGGCCAGCcgttcggcgccgccgattGGTTCAAGTACGCCATTTACAATGACTCCAACTGGGACCCGGCCACCGTCACGTCCGAGGACTATGTCAGGTCCTCGAGCCTCAACCTCTTCAACATCGAGACCTGGGACGGCGACTTGTCCCCGTTCGAGCAGCGCGGCGGCAAAATCCTGCACTaccacggcctcgtcgacgggacCATCTCCAGCGACAACTCACCACGGTACTACGAGCACGTGGCCCAGACAATGGGCCGGAAGcccgccgagctggacgagtTCTATCGCTTCTTCCGCATTTCCGGGCTGGCCCATTGCAGTGGCGGCACGGGCGCCGTGTACATCGGCAACCAGGCCCGGAAcgcggccggcctcgagcccgaggagAACGTGCTGATGGCCATGGTCCGCtgggtcgaggagggcgtcgcGCCCGAGCACGTCACCGGCACGGCGTTTGTCAACAACACGGTCAGCGCCGGCGTTGACTACAAGCGCAGGCACTGCCGCTGGCCCACGCGCAATGTCTTCAAGGGGCCCGGCGACTTCAGGGATGAGAACAACTGGGA TCGAGATGTGGCTGAAGGATCGTTGTGGCTTGACCCAGAGTTGTCCAAGCTGGATTTCAAAGCACGCGATAACCCCCCGCATACACGCGATACCGAAACCCGTCGTCACATTACTAAGAAACTTGCCGCTGCCAACACTGGCTACTTGCCGGAACACATCTTCGAACCTCATCCAACTCATCCGgcaactctctctcttgcttGCTTCTGCGTTGAGACCATGGCGGAAGCTCAGAAGGATTTGGAAAGCCAGCGGAAGCCCTCGGACGAGAGGACGCCGCTCCTCGGCACCCCCGCCGAGTACGAGGCGAACCAGCAAGAGGCCCGGGATCGGAGCGGTCacgccaacgacgaccaagaccgcgaggacgccgagcaGGTTCCTCTCATCGCGCCTCAGGATGGagaggagacgaagaagcgCACGACCGGCTGGTGGCTGTGGAGAGCGTTCTGGGCCGTActcgccatcttcttcctggcCATCTTCATCAAGGGTTgggtcgacgccaaggacaCGAAT TTCGATCTCAAAGCAGCGCTGAAGAgggccctcggcggcggcttgagcggcgccgccgccatggttTTGCAGGTGTTGACTCTCATG CCCATCAGAACCATCATGAACTATCAGTACCGTTTTGGGAGTGGCTTCAGGGAGGCCATTAGCGTACTCTATCAGGACGGCGGTGTGCGAAGATACTACCAGGGTATCGGGCCTGCACTCATTCAAGGTACGTCCCAACAAGTTGTCTTTCGACGAGGCGGTGTTGTTCCCGGATACGATTTCCAGAGTGTGATCAGACTGACCGACGAAACGATAGGCCCCGTATCTCGGTTTGGTGACACGGCTGCCAACGCCGGTatcctcgcccttcttgagTCCAACTCCTTCTTGAACCAGCTCCCTACGCTCATCAAGACCATCTTTGCCTCCCTCTG TGCTGCCGCGTTCCGCATGATCCTGACGCCCATCGACACTCTCAAGACCaccctgcaggcccaaggcGCCAAGGGCACCGCCATCCTCCGCCAGCGCGTCAAGACGCACGGAGTTGGAAGCCTGTGGTGGGGTGCCTTCGCgaccgccgcggcgacgtTCGTCGGCCACTACCCCTGGTTCGCAACC TACAACTACCTCTCCGCCAACATTCCGGAGCCGGAAAAGGGCCAGATCTTCCTGTGGCTGCTCCGTCTCGCCTTCATCGGGTTCTGCGCCTCGGTCATCTCGGATTCGGTGTCCAACTCGCTGAGGGTCGTCAAGACCTACCGCCAGGTCAACGACACCCAGGTGTCCTACTGTCAGTTCCTCCGTCCCGCTTTGTCCCTCCGTTCTTCCG ccaaggccgccaagatcGTCATCCAGCGAGACGGGTTCCTCGGGTTCCTCGGCCGTGGTCTCAAGACCCGCATTCTCGCCAACGGCTTGCAGGGCATCCTGTTCTCCATCCTCTGGAAGCTTTTCCTCGACCT gtgggagaagaagacgcagTCTTGA
- a CDS encoding Ceramide glucosyltransferase, which translates to MAHWPSAVQAVALVCAGWSTFVYIVQSMGIIRIFLSYSSRLKPAVSSSLQKQDVPHITIIRPVKGIEHGLYDCIASSFRQDYPRNRLTIYLCVAEKSDPAYPVLVKLVEDFPGFDARVLVEDEDPLLHGRDGHIDNLGPNPKVRNISRAYREAKGDIIWVMDCNIWIAKGVAGRMVDKLLGYGPDGSRVKPYKFVHLLPIVVDTVSPRDISTETQTLLSSSEGGSSQVASSGHSPSLLDYVEKQGGGRLDEMFMATTHAKFYSAINTVGVAPCAVGKSNMFRKSHLDTVTDPLQNPILPAGKNLPKGIDYFSEYICEDHLIGDLLWRSKLPGMKNHGLVMGDLAVQPMAGMSVRAYFARRARWLRARKWTVLAATLIEPGVESLLCCAYFAFAVTTLPWFHDTFGTAQTWGAMGLYWLAFVTIWMVCDWFTYNRLHAGYTMEVDENTPKFARGTATPGGAPPRSFLEWLPAWIGRELLAMPIWTWAVFCGSTVNWRGRTFNVRSDMSVVEIGSQPSTASHGVLNGLTNAEGTHRSRSKDRVD; encoded by the exons ATGGCACATTGGCCCTCAGCGGTGCAGGCTGTTGCGCTCGTCTGCGCCGGCTGGAGCACTTTTGTCTACATTGTCCAGTCCATGGGTATCATCAGAAT CTTTCTCTCCTATTCCTCGCGCTTGAAACCGGCcgtctcgtcctcgctgcAGAAACAAGATGTGCCGCACATCACCATTATCCGTCCTGTGAAAGGGATCGAGCACGGCCTCTACGACTGCATCGCGTCTTCGTTCCGACAAGACTACCCCCGCAACAGATTGACGATATACCTCTGCGTTGCTGAGAAGAGCGATCCGGCCTACCCCGTCCTTGTGAAGCTGGTTGAAGACTTCCCCGGGTTCGACGCCCGGGTGCTggtcgaagacgaagaccCCCTGCTACATGGTCGCGACGGCCACATCGACAATCTCGGCCCCAACCCCAAGGTCAGGAACATCAGCCGCGCTTACCGGGAGGCCAAGGGAGACATCATCTGGGTCATGGACTGCAACATCTGGATTGCGAAGGGTGTCGCCGGGCGTATGGTGGACAAGCTGCTGGGATACGGACCCGACGGCAGCCGTGTGAAACCCTACAAATTTGTCCACCTCCTGCCGATTGTCGTCGACACCGTCTCTCCACGAGATATCTCGACCGAAACACAGACGCTGCTGTCTTCCTCCGAGGGCGGCTCTTCGCAGGTCGCCAGCTCAGGCCACAGTCCCTCCCTGCTCGATTATGTTGAGAAGCAGGGTGGGggccgcctcgacgagatgTTCATGGCCACGACCCACGCCAAGTTCTACAGCGCCATCAacaccgtcggcgtcgcccccTGCGCCGTCGGCAAAAGCAACATGTTCCGCAAGTCTCACCTGGACACCGTGACGGACCCGTTGCAAAACCCGATCCTCCCTGCCGGCAAGAACCTGCCGAAGGGCATCGACTACTTCTCCGAGTACATCTGCGAGGACCACCTAATCGGCGATCTGCTGTGGCGGTCCAAGCTGCCGGGCATGAAGAACCACGGCCTTGTCATGGGAgacctcgccgtccagcCGATGGCTGGCATGTCTGTCCGGGCGTACTTCGCGCGTCGCGCTCGGTGGCTACGCGCACGCAAGTGGACAGTCCTTGCCGCCACGCTGATCGAGCCCGGCGTCGAGTCTCTGTTATGCTGCGCCTACTTCGCCTTTGCCGTCACTACCCTTCCCTGGTTCCATGATACCTTCGGCACCGCGCAGACGTGGGGTGCCATGGGCCTGTACTGGCTGGCCTTTGTGACCATCTGGATGGTGTGCGACTGGTTCACCTACAACCGCCTCCATGCCGGATACACCATGGAAGTTGACGAGAACACGCCCAAATTCGCCAGGGGCACCGCCACGCCTGGCGGGGCTCCTCCGAGATCATTTTTGGAATGGCTGCCCGCTTGGATAGGTAGAGAGCTTCTCGCCATGCCCATCTGGACCTGGGCCGTCTTCTGCGGATCGACTGTCAACTGGAGAGGCCGGACATTCAACGTTCGCTCGGACATGAGCGTCGTGGAAATTGGTTCGCagccctcgacggcgtcacaCGGCGTGTTGAATGGCCTCACGAACGCAGAGGGCACACATCGATCGAGAAGCAAAGACCGCGTAGACTGA